One window of Campylobacter sp. RM12651 genomic DNA carries:
- the cas1 gene encoding CRISPR-associated endonuclease Cas1, with product MLKHLVVNSYGVYLGLKSARLVVKKDGELIKEYPLKNLKTISIKSRGVGLSSDLAYACGVRGVKIFFNDFKSHLALHTLHEHKSVNVIKHQILSEQNGKDLALAKELIIGKIKNQRSTILYFSRYLQDDLLKQKTTEQLKTFINELKTYKMTKDSIFGIEGSAAKVYFDYLKQTRLLGDEFVNRTGRFADDNVNKALNYGYAILLNIIYKSVINAGLNPYFGVLHSLRSAKPSLVLDIMEEYRSFLVDRNIIKLRHQLKGDFNECKKLISNEIFSSLAKKLPYNHSKLSLESIIQRQVYKLSGFLCGANNYHSYVFRW from the coding sequence ATGCTAAAACATCTCGTAGTGAATTCTTACGGGGTGTATTTGGGGCTAAAATCGGCTAGATTAGTAGTTAAAAAAGATGGAGAGTTAATCAAAGAATATCCACTTAAAAACCTAAAAACCATAAGTATAAAATCTCGTGGTGTAGGACTAAGTAGTGACTTAGCCTATGCTTGTGGAGTGCGTGGGGTTAAGATATTTTTTAATGATTTTAAATCTCATTTAGCTTTACACACTTTACACGAGCATAAAAGCGTAAATGTGATAAAACATCAGATTTTAAGCGAACAAAACGGCAAAGACCTAGCCTTAGCAAAAGAGCTAATCATAGGTAAAATCAAAAACCAACGCTCCACGATTTTATACTTTTCAAGGTATTTGCAAGATGATTTGCTAAAACAAAAAACCACCGAGCAATTAAAAACATTTATTAACGAGCTAAAAACTTATAAAATGACAAAAGATAGCATTTTTGGCATTGAAGGAAGTGCGGCAAAAGTTTATTTTGATTATCTTAAACAAACAAGGCTTTTAGGGGATGAGTTTGTAAATCGCACGGGCAGATTTGCAGATGATAATGTAAATAAAGCCCTAAATTACGGCTACGCAATACTTTTAAACATAATTTATAAAAGCGTGATAAACGCAGGGTTAAACCCATATTTTGGAGTGCTTCATAGCTTAAGAAGTGCTAAGCCATCGTTAGTTTTGGACATTATGGAGGAGTATAGAAGTTTTTTAGTTGATAGAAATATTATCAAGCTAAGGCATCAGCTAAAGGGCGATTTTAATGAGTGTAAAAAGCTAATTTCAAATGAGATTTTTAGCTCACTTGCTAAAAAGTTGCCATATAATCACTCTAAACTAAGTCTTGAAAGCATCATACAAAGACAAGTTTATAAGCTTAGTGGGTTTTTGTGCGGTGCGAATAATTATCATTCTTATGTGTTTAGGTGGTGA
- the cas2 gene encoding CRISPR-associated endonuclease Cas2, with the protein MYIVSYDIEDNKSRIKLFEELKDLGLLNIQKSVFYGELSKSEIKVVKELFKKLCGDGDKAFLCRCEIDLDYTHGYKKADLEQLSFDSI; encoded by the coding sequence GTGTATATTGTAAGCTACGATATAGAAGATAACAAATCACGAATAAAGCTTTTTGAAGAGCTAAAGGATTTAGGACTTTTAAATATCCAAAAATCAGTCTTTTATGGAGAGCTTAGCAAAAGCGAGATAAAGGTGGTAAAAGAGCTTTTTAAAAAGCTTTGTGGTGATGGGGATAAGGCGTTTTTGTGTAGGTGTGAGATAGATTTAGACTATACGCACGGCTATAAAAAGGCTGATTTAGAGCAACTTAGTTTTGATAGTATTTAG
- a CDS encoding methyl-accepting chemotaxis protein translates to MKISTKLSLCILISLCILGISLIFISNKGMQEIDDVTTKTVEELAVKDARSAAKSIVFGFYNFSEKLYKDFVKAGDGPEDALESTIEYLQGMNLDSTNIRFFAVNSDGTYLVHYQPEKIGKNLKADLDVKGESYVEKFVKNGLAGGGFTEVTFFDKVTSKDRNIITYTKKDKNMDIIYGCTIDMDITNQEIAEVGKIIDEVISSSNYKFTLAAVVIAAIILILMIIFVKFQITRPLNNLTAKSNELSSGDGDLTKKLDDKGNDEIAQACKAINIFLEKVRILIAQAKDISNENASIANELSHTSLQTGKRAEEGSVIVTEVANKGTNTKANLDKGVIGAAKGKDELSNASKFIKSANDAINSLTNQINHSADIESALASKIEQLSRDADNVKSILEIINDVADQTNLLALNAAIEAARAGEHGRGFAVVADEVRSLAERTQKSLSEINATISVIVQGIKDASEQMSTNSAEISKLTQVASNTQDTINEMGKVMSEAVKISEATVNDYISTSKDMSEILSGVNNMNTITNENARSVEEIAGAANHLSEMTEQLNKKLNEFRT, encoded by the coding sequence ATGAAAATTTCAACAAAACTTTCGTTATGTATACTGATTAGTTTGTGTATCTTAGGCATTAGCCTAATATTTATTTCTAACAAAGGAATGCAAGAAATTGACGATGTAACAACTAAAACGGTAGAAGAATTAGCAGTAAAAGATGCTAGAAGTGCTGCAAAAAGCATTGTATTTGGATTTTATAATTTTTCTGAAAAATTATATAAAGACTTTGTAAAAGCTGGAGATGGACCTGAAGATGCACTTGAAAGCACAATTGAATATCTTCAAGGTATGAATTTAGATAGCACAAATATTAGATTTTTTGCTGTTAATTCAGATGGAACTTATTTAGTTCATTATCAACCAGAAAAAATAGGAAAGAATTTAAAAGCAGATTTAGATGTTAAAGGCGAAAGCTATGTAGAAAAATTTGTTAAGAATGGCTTAGCAGGCGGTGGTTTTACAGAGGTTACATTCTTTGATAAGGTAACTAGTAAAGATAGAAATATCATTACCTATACTAAAAAAGATAAAAATATGGATATTATCTATGGTTGCACAATAGATATGGATATAACAAATCAAGAAATCGCTGAAGTAGGTAAAATAATTGATGAAGTTATTAGTAGCTCAAATTACAAATTTACATTAGCAGCAGTTGTTATAGCGGCTATAATTTTAATATTAATGATTATCTTCGTAAAATTCCAAATCACTCGCCCACTAAACAACCTAACAGCTAAATCAAACGAACTTAGCAGTGGAGATGGAGATTTAACTAAAAAGCTAGATGATAAAGGTAATGATGAAATAGCTCAAGCTTGTAAAGCTATTAATATATTCTTAGAAAAAGTAAGAATTCTAATAGCACAAGCAAAAGATATCTCAAATGAAAACGCTTCAATAGCAAATGAATTAAGCCACACAAGTCTTCAAACAGGTAAGCGTGCAGAAGAAGGTAGCGTAATAGTTACAGAAGTAGCTAATAAAGGAACTAATACTAAAGCAAACCTTGATAAAGGTGTAATTGGTGCAGCTAAAGGTAAAGATGAATTAAGTAATGCAAGTAAGTTTATAAAATCAGCAAACGATGCTATTAATTCATTAACTAATCAAATAAATCATAGTGCTGATATAGAAAGTGCTTTAGCTAGTAAGATTGAGCAATTAAGCCGTGATGCTGATAATGTTAAATCTATTTTAGAAATAATTAATGATGTAGCAGACCAGACTAACTTACTTGCACTAAATGCTGCAATAGAAGCAGCACGTGCAGGAGAGCATGGTAGAGGATTTGCCGTAGTAGCTGATGAAGTAAGAAGCCTAGCAGAAAGAACTCAAAAAAGCCTTAGTGAAATAAATGCAACAATAAGCGTTATAGTTCAAGGTATTAAAGATGCAAGCGAACAAATGAGCACTAATTCAGCAGAAATTAGTAAATTAACTCAAGTAGCAAGTAATACCCAAGATACAATTAATGAAATGGGTAAAGTAATGAGTGAAGCTGTAAAAATTAGTGAAGCAACTGTAAATGATTATATAAGCACAAGCAAAGATATGAGCGAGATATTAAGTGGAGTAAATAATATGAATACTATCACTAATGAAAACGCAAGAAGCGTAGAAGAAATAGCAGGAGCAGCAAATCATCTAAGTGAGATGACAGAACAACTAAACAAAAAGCTAAATGAATTTAGAACTTGA
- the cas4 gene encoding CRISPR-associated protein Cas4, whose amino-acid sequence MELLKASLIRQFVFCPRIFYFYNFCDITPKYPKHVDFGNDFHKKQDELFKSRTFVKLGLSEYKAYKNQYLEDDELCGVCDMLFVGVDVVVVLEFKQSNNLNLSNGAKMQLIAYAKMASKIYAKPCKRVILCSSNHLKHKVFNIFPNDFARLKRVVKDMKNLLDNGVFPNSSASLNACNQCEFFNYCDDRE is encoded by the coding sequence ATGGAACTTTTGAAGGCGAGTTTGATTAGGCAGTTTGTGTTTTGTCCTAGGATATTTTATTTTTATAATTTTTGTGATATTACACCAAAGTATCCTAAGCATGTAGATTTTGGCAATGATTTTCATAAAAAGCAAGATGAGCTTTTCAAAAGTCGCACATTTGTTAAACTTGGGCTAAGCGAATATAAAGCCTATAAAAATCAATATTTAGAAGATGATGAGCTGTGTGGGGTTTGTGATATGCTATTTGTTGGGGTTGATGTGGTGGTGGTACTTGAGTTTAAACAAAGTAATAATCTAAATCTTAGTAACGGGGCGAAAATGCAACTAATAGCATACGCAAAAATGGCTAGTAAAATTTATGCTAAGCCTTGCAAAAGAGTGATTTTATGCTCATCAAATCATCTAAAACATAAGGTTTTTAATATTTTTCCGAATGATTTTGCTAGGCTAAAAAGAGTTGTAAAAGATATGAAAAATCTTTTAGATAATGGAGTTTTTCCAAATAGTAGCGCTAGTCTTAATGCTTGTAATCAATGTGAATTTTTTAACTATTGTGATGATAGGGAATAA